AGGGATTTGTGCTGCAGAAAGAGAATACGCCACAGAAGATAAAGGGTGCTTATAGCCTCCAGCTCATAGGCATCCTTTTCTTCCGTTTTCAGCAGAAGTATGCGGTTTAGCAGTGCCTGCACCTGTTCATGATTCGCAGAATCCGCCGCATAGTGAAAATATGCGATATTTTTATTTTCGATAAAAGGAGCCACGTAATACTGATAAATCTTTGGGCTGGCGTTTAATAGTCCTGGGTGAAAAAGAATGCAGATAAACCGGCATTCGCGGCGCAGGTGGGCGTAGCCGTAATGAAGCTGCCGGGAGTTGACGACCAGACAATCCTTTTCCTTCAGCAGAATATCACGGTCATTTATACGGTAATTCATTTCACCTTCGATCACATAAATCAGCTCAATATCCTCATGCCAGTGGCAGAGGGCTTTCATGTCCGGATAGTTTGACAAAATGCCGGTCCGGATGTAAAGCGGGACGCCCGGATTATCATAGTGGACGATTTCTGACGCATCCTGCATAATATCAGTGTTTATCATCTGTAT
This is a stretch of genomic DNA from Marvinbryantia formatexigens DSM 14469. It encodes these proteins:
- a CDS encoding helix-turn-helix transcriptional regulator, encoding MINTDIMQDASEIVHYDNPGVPLYIRTGILSNYPDMKALCHWHEDIELIYVIEGEMNYRINDRDILLKEKDCLVVNSRQLHYGYAHLRRECRFICILFHPGLLNASPKIYQYYVAPFIENKNIAYFHYAADSANHEQVQALLNRILLLKTEEKDAYELEAISTLYLLWRILFLQHKSLLEQEPAYDYSDLTLQKKMVSYIYEHYQDTLTLDAIAASGNISRSKCCIIFKRYLRQSPIDFANKYRLEVSRYLLANTRSSIAQIAVSCGFNHLSYFSKLFCREYGCTPTEYRKAAHQAQTPG